The Benincasa hispida cultivar B227 chromosome 9, ASM972705v1, whole genome shotgun sequence genome has a segment encoding these proteins:
- the LOC120085272 gene encoding PAP-specific phosphatase HAL2-like, producing MEDGEYSKELDMAVRVVHLACALCRRVQKGLLEAGNSQIKAKDDDSPVTIADWSVQATVSWILSEYFGSKNVSIVAEEDVQTLSNPDSRSLLSAVVKTVNECLAEAPKYGLQSPARELGTSEILEAISRCNSTGGPTGRHWVLDPVDGTLGFVRGDQYAVALALIENGKVVLGVLGCPNYPLKKECFHYHYKVSTLKLSQPCSDTLEKGCVIYAKKSCSGAWMQPLVHGDKKLEWPNSASLIQVSSIDDPALATFCEPVEKRNSNHSFTAGLAYSVGLRKQPLRVYSMVKYAAIARGDAEIFMKFARTGYREKIWDHAAGVIIVEAAGGVVTDAGGRPLDFSKGVYLEGLDRGIIVCSGPILHEKIIGAVYASWDSSNL from the exons ATGGAGGACGGAGAGTACTCGAAGGAATTGGATATGGCGGTTCGTGTTGTTCATTTGGCTTGTGCTCTTTGCCGGAGAGTTCAAAAGGGTTTGCTTGAAGCCGGTAATTCCCAGATTAAGGCCAAGGATGATGATTCTCCGGTGACAATTGCCg ATTGGAGTGTACAAGCAACTGTTAGCTGGATCCTTTCAGAATACTTTGGAAGCAAAAATGTATCTATTGTTGCTGAAGAGGAtgtacaaactctttctaaTCCGGATTCGAGAAGTCTGTTGTCAGCTGTGGTAAAAACTGTAAATGAATGCTTAGCTGAAGCACCAAAATACGGTCTTCAGAGTCCAGCTAGAGAACTTGGAACTTCTGAAATTCTCGAGGCTATAAGCCGGTGTAATTCAACTGGTGGCCCCACAGGAAGACATTGGGTGCTTGACCCTGTTGACGGAACGTTAGGTTTCGTCCGAGGAGATCAATATGCCGTTGCTTTGGCATTGATTGAAAATGGTAAAGTAGTTCTTGGAGTTCTTGGTTGTCCTAATTATCCGTTGAAGAAGGAATGTTTTCATTATCACTATAAGGTATCCACGCTAAAGTTATCACAACCATGTTCTGATACCTTGGAAAAAGGTTGTGTCATATATGCAAAGAAAAGCTGCAGTGGGGCGTGGATGCAGCCATTAGTCCATGGCGATAAGAAGCTTGAGTGGCCAAATTCGGCTAGCCTTATTCAGGTTTCTTCAATTGATGATCCAGCTCTTGCCACTTTCTGTGAACCTGTGGAGAAGCGGAACTCAAACCACTCGTTCACCGCGGGGCTGGCTTACAGTGTAGGGCTTAG GAAGCAGCCATTGCGAGTCTATAGTATGGTAAAGTATGCTGCCATTGCTCGTGGTGATGCTGAGATTTTTATGAAGTTTGCAAGGACCGGATACCGAGAGAAGATATGGGACCATGCTGCTGGTGTTATCATTGTAGAAGCAGCTGGAGGTGTGGTAACAGATGCGGGAGGTCGTCCCTTGGATTTCTCGAAGGGCGTGTACTTGGAAGGTCTCGATCGGGGAATAATTGTTTGCTCAGGGCCAATCTTACATGAAAAAATCATTGGAGCAGTCTATGCCAGTTGGGATTCTTCCAATCTATAA